GCTCTCCGAGGACGAGCAGTTTGACTGCTATGCGGCGGTGGCGGAGGCGTTCAAGGGCCGCCCGCTCAACATCCGTCTCGCGGACATGGGCGGTGACAAGGCCGCGCAGTTTTTAAGCATTCCCCGCGAGGACAATCCCGTGCTCGGATACCGGGGCGCGCGGCTGCTTTTGGGCCAGCCCGACCTGGTGCTCTGCCAGGCGCGGGCCATTGCCCGGACCTCCACCATCACGCCGGTGCAGGTCATTTACCCGATGATCGCCGACGCGCAGCAGTTTTACACCCTGCGGGGCATGTTCCGCCAGGCCATCGAGGGCATGGACCATGGGGAAATCCGCCACGGGGTCATGTTTGAGGTGCCCTCGGCCTGCGTGTGCGCGCGGGAAATGCTCAAAGTGGCCGATTTCGGGAGCATCGGCAGCAATGACCTGATCCAGTATCTTTTCGCCGTGGACCGGGACAATGATCTGGTGGCCGGGGATTACACGCCGGACAAGGCCGCCTTTTGGCGCGTGCTGGGCATGATTGCCGAGGCGTCAAAGGAGACGGGCAAACCCGTGTCACTGTGCGGGGAGATGGGCGGACAAACGGAATACATACCAAAATTGCTTGAGATTGGGGCCAATTCCGTCAGTGTGAGTCCCCGCATCATCAGCCTTGCCCGCCTGACGGCCAAATCGCGCCTTTCCGCTATTGGCAGTTAATTGCATTTTAGGTTGAAACGTGCTATTTTTCTGGCATGGGAAACATTGTCCCCACATTTCGCAGGGTTCATGTGCGGGACAGAAGAGGGAAAATGCAATGCAGGTGTCAATAAAAGGTCAGCGCATGACCAAACAGCGCCGTCTTGTGCTGGAAGAATTGCGCAAACTGAAAACGCACCCCTCCGCCGAGGAACTCCACGCGATTGCCCAGCGGAACATGCCAAACATCAGTCTGGGGACGGTGTACCGGAACCTGGACCTACTTTGGCGCAATGGCCAGATTTTGAAACTTGAAATGGCCGGCGCGCAGGCGCGCTACGACGGGGACACCCGTCCGCATTATCATGCGCGTTGCCGGGTGTGCGGGCACATCACGGACCTTTTCACCTCGCAGGTTGCCGGGATTGACCATCCC
This portion of the Candidatus Hydrogenedentota bacterium genome encodes:
- a CDS encoding transcriptional repressor; translated protein: MQVSIKGQRMTKQRRLVLEELRKLKTHPSAEELHAIAQRNMPNISLGTVYRNLDLLWRNGQILKLEMAGAQARYDGDTRPHYHARCRVCGHITDLFTSQVAGIDHPRVMDSNFRVTGWRIEFEGVCPSCDHPRNVEMQRTEEFVD